The DNA region CATGACGGTAAACACTCAGAGTATTGTTATCTAAGCTGGCACTCAACTCCCGTCCTTTGATACGGAAGTTATTGGTAACAAGCATATAGTCAGTAATTATAAAAGGCAGATGTTTGAGAGTAGAAGGCAGAAGGGTAACAGAAGCAGGAATAAGGGAAGATTGCTCTTCCAGGATTTGTTGAGTAGTAAGACCGTTTTCTTCTGAAATATCCTGTTGTGGGTTCTGTTTCTTTGGATGCGGCTGAACTTTTTTCTTGGTCTTATTTGCTTCCGAAGTGGGGTTATATTCTAATTTTGGTTGTATTATCGAAATCTCACTGGGATAATTACTGTTTAGTGTATATATAGTAACAAATTTTTTAGAGTTACTATCGGTATCACCATTACTATCACTTATACTGCTATTAGTAGGTTTATCACTATATAAGTAATCAATGTTACTTAAAATTATACTATTTATGCGAGCAATTGCTTTGGCTTTAGCTTGTTGAATTACTTCTTTATCTTTATCTGGGTCGTACATGATTCCATATTCAGACCGCAGTTTGTTCCAGCTATAAGGTTTGTATACTTGATAACCAGCAATTTTTACATCATTATGAGTGTAGGTAAAGCCTAGTAGTTCTTCCCCCTGCATCTTAGGCAATACTCCAATGTTATTTTCTTCCAGGCGTTGAATAAACGTAGAGACGGTGGGACTATCCTTAATGGCTTCTCCTATTGCTTGGCGAATAATTTCCTTACTTGTTGGGGTTTTGTGCTTACTGTTGACTGCTCTAATACTTTTTGATCGGTTGGGACTGGTGAGTGTAATTATTCCGTACTCTTGCTCTAACCTAGAGGCGACGGCTTCATTTGTTGTCGGTGTTACTTCCAATCCTAGTACCGCCGCGATGCGTCTAGTTGAGACTTGGGAGTTGAAATAATCATAGGAATCATTAACTAAGCTGCCATCTAACCGAATCCGGGAGGTGATTATATGCAGGTGTTCGTGGTTGCGATCGTGGTGGCGTACTGCAACGAACTGACTGGTAGCTGCTACAGATGATTCTTCCTTGGGCAAGTATCCCATATCTTTGAGATATTCTCTTGCTACATAACTGTACTGACTGTTGGATAAATGCTCGTGGTAGTTTGGGCGGTGTGCGATTGAGATGATGAGGTGCGCGCACTGCCGTTTAACTGCTTTGTTGGTGTACTTGATGGTGAGAAACTGCTGGTTAAATTCATCTGGCTTTGTTCCCATCATATTAGTATCGACAATCGCAGCATCATCTTTCCCCAAGACATACTTGAGCGTGTCGAGAAAATTCGGTTTTTTATAAATGACGGGAATCAAATTGAGGGAGTTTAAAGTGGATATATAGAACCTGTAATGCCTTATTTATTTTGGCTTGAGGGTGATTTGTCTGGAACGTCTAGGTTAAATGCAGCAGCTATGGTCTGATCTACGAGTGCGATCGCATTATTGACAGTATCCAAAATTTGCTGGTTGTTTGTTTCCTTTGCTAAGTGAGATAACATCATCAGTTCGCTTTTGAGGTTTCCAGCAGTAGCGCGGATAGTTATCAAGTCGACAGATGGTTTTGCCGTTAGTACCCGCCTTAACCCACAGGAACGTAAATATTCAGATGCAGTTACCCCTGTGGCGATCGCTTTTTCCTCAATGGTAGTTTTCTCTTGCTCAAAGAGGTATACCTTGATGGATTTGGTTCGCTTTATGGAGTTACTTACCATACCTTGTTTTACTATGGGACTGAGTGGCATAGTTAGAGACTGCACTGAGGGAGTTGGGGATAACCGGAAATCTGACAACAGTGTATGGTCTCAATTGCGGACAATATTGCTGCTACTTTTGGTATAAACTATACTTGATTTAGATGCCGCCAGTGAGAGTACTGTAACTTGTGATAATACAAGGTAATATCTTATGGTTCGTCTTGTAACTGACACTGAAGCCGTAAACCTTGTTTTTAATGATGCAATTGTTGGGTTGTAGAGATTGTATGGCTATGTCGCCAGCGTGCGAACCGACAGGTCGGCGCTTCTCTGCCAGACGCTCCGCGAACGCTATTGCGTAGTAGGTACTATCCATAATCGTGGATTCAATTACACGTAATTACAACTGTTTATAGGTATTATTTTTAATCTATTTATTTAGGGACTTCCAAATAAAAAAATATACAACTTTTCTTGTGGGGTGGGCGTCTCGCCCGCCCGTGGAAAGGGGCGGACAAGATGTCCATCCCACAGGAGTGGATAATTTATTTCTTGGTAATCCCTTATCAAACAGTAAATATACGACAAAAGTAGTATTTTGTGCTACAAAATAAGATGATTGGTATTAAAGAACTGTCAATTAATCTAGTTTATTGATAATAACTTTAGTGATAAAATGACCCTACTAAACATACCTTGTTTTAGTTAGAGGACTGTACGGCGACAGCAATGGTCTGTAGTGGAATGCGACTAAAGTAAATGCTTGTGCAGAGCGGATTGTGGGGTTCTATCCTAAGTTGATTAACTTCTACGTAATGCTGAAATAATTGGGTTAATTTGCCCTCAGAATACCTCAACTATGGGGATTGTTAGAGTTTATTTTTAAGTTAATTATTTATTTTGATTGACAAAAATCAAACCCAATTTCACTTAATTGGGGTAATTAGCGTGTGAATTGGGGTAGTTAGGAGTAAATACGGGGGTGAGTTCTCCCATCGTATGGTTAAAGTATGAGTATTGACAAATAGCTTACTGAGAAGCTTGATTTGCACGTTATATAGAAGAGAAGTTATGGCAAGAGCGAGTAAGCCAGCTGATTCGGTTGAGTTGGCGCGTATCATGCGGAATAAAGATATGGAGGACGGTATAGTAATTAGCTATCTCCAGTCAAAGAAGCGAGGGCAAACTGAGTTAGTATGTGAGGCGCTGCGGGCGTATTACCTACCGTTTGCGCTATCTGCTGCGGGGGTATGTGGTGTTGAATTGCAGTCAGCCCTCCATGATGCGATCGCGCAACTTGAAGTTCAGATCATTAAGATGAAACGGACGTTTGGGATGGAGGGGTTGCCCCAGATAGTTCTTGTTAATCCTCATAGTGGAGTTTTCTCGCAAGGTGCAACTGGGTTACAACCAACAGTTGGAACTAATGGCGTGGAAATAACTCCTATTTCAGCTAATTCGGTTCCCCCTTCAGTTTCTTTTTTTGATTCCACTGGGCCAAGTCCTGTGTCGTTAACTGTTGAGACAGAACCAGTCGGATCAAATGTTGTGGGAGAAGATTCCGAAGATGATGGGTTCTTTAATGATGATGAGGATGACCCAATTGCTAAGGCAGAAATAGAAGTTGATGCGGGATTTCGTCTGGAGTGAGGGGATTATGAGGATATGGGTGGTTAGGTGTTGGAGAAAAGCATACTCTCTGCCTTTGCTTGTGATACTTGCGTAAGTCCTGCCCTTGTCCTGTTTGTCGTTGTGGGCAATATCTCCTGAAGTGCGATCGCCTGGCGCTGTTGTTAGGAGGTGCTTTTCACCTCTCCACTGGGCGCAGCTAACTGTTGAGGGAGTATAAGTTATAGTACAAGCGACTTGTTGGAATAGAGCATCGAACCGAAGATTCGCGCACGAATCAGGCAAAGGTTTTTAGCCTACCTAATTTCTTTCATGTAAGTGCCGATGTCAATTCTCTATATTCGCATCAATCAGAACTGAGAGCGCACTTTGAGCAAACGTTGCTCCGTTGGCTGACTGTTCGATTGTTGCCATTAAGCTGGCTCCTCCAATCAGCAGAAGGTACTGTTGTGAAAAGAATTCTGGATTTTTGACACCAGCCTCAGCTGCCAAGCGCACAATAATTTGTCGAATCGACTCACGTAATTCTACTGAAACTTGATGTGCTTTATGAGAGGCATCGGCAATTTCTAAAACAGCATTGATGAACGGACAACCGCGAAAATTGGGACTTGAGTACCACTCACGCAACACATCAAACGTTGCTAGTAAACGTTCTTTGGGTGTAATGCCTCGCTCTGACACTGCATCCTCAAACCAGCGTAACCACTGAACAGCGCGATATTTCATCACTTCCTCGATTAACAGGTCTTTAGACGGAAACCAACGGTAAAGTGTGCGTTTAGCAACACCTGATACTGCAATGACTTCATTAATGCCGACATGCTGAATTCCCTTCTGATAAAAGAGTTCAGAAGCCGTTTCTAGGATTTGTTGTCGAGCGTGGCTTGATTGGGCAGTCATAGTTGGATGAGTAGACAATATTGTCTCCTTTTAAATACAATAGCACCAACTTCAAGTAGACAAGCTTGTCTACTTAAGCGCATATTTAAGGCAACAACTGATGAAATTTACTATTCACACGATTGATACCGCACCTCAAGACTCTAAAGCGGCATTAGTTCACGCACAACAAACGTTTGGGTTTATTCCAAATTTAGAGGGAGTTTTCGCCCAAGCACCTGCATTACTTAAAGGTTCGATGGCACTATGGGATTTGTTTGCTACGACAAGTTTCAGCCCAATTGAACAGCAAATCATTTATTTAACAGTGAATTATGAACACGAGTGTCACTACTGCATGGCAGCCCATTCCGGCTTGGCAAAGATGATGGGTATGAAGAGTGAAGATATTCAAGCGTTACGTGATGGCATCCCACTCCAAGATTCAAAATTACAAGCACTACGTCATTTTACACAACGAATGATTCAAGCACGGGGTTGGGTTGAAGATAGTGAAATTGAGGAATTTTTAGCAGATGGTTATGGTAAACAGCAAGTGCTAGAAGTCATTCTGGGCATAGCAATTAAAGTGATGCACAACTACACAAATCACATTGCTAAAACGCCCCTTGATAAACCATTTCAGCCATACATTTGGTCAAAGCCTTTGTCGAGGGCATCAACAGTATTTGACCGAACTGGAAAGGCGATCGCATTCTAGTTTTAGAGGTGCGATCGCCTGGAATAATCACTTCATATATCTCATCTGTAAAAGCTACAATCAAAAATTTGACAGCAAAGCAAATGTGTAATTGACCCCATCTGACATACCTTGTTATTGCCCAAGACTCCACAATAACGATACTTTTTACTGGGGTAATTGCGGGGATGGTTGAGGTAATACGGGGTGTAATGATGACAATCACATTGTTTGAATTACAGCCAAAAAGCTAATTTTGTTTAATAATTCAACTTTTAGTTGATACAGAATTTGGGTGTGATTGGGGTAATTTAGTCATGATCTAGGAGGTGATTTGACAGTGAATATTAAAGCAGTTTTTAGTACATTAGTGTAGTTAGAATCTACGGTTTGGATTTGGTATTAGTGCTATGGAGGTACTTCAGTTAGCCCCGTGGCAATTTGAACTTGGTTGCNNNCAGTTTGCAGTGGACTCCCTACTCAACTCCATTGAGTATGAATGCTGTAGCACCATCGAAGAACATCGCCGTAATAGTTTTTTCTCTACGCACTTTCTATGTAAAAAAGCTGTTAAACCCTGTAAAGAAAGTGTTTTGCACCACAGTATTTTTCCCATTTCGGTTAAATTGGGAACGATAGTAAAGGTAATAAAAGATAAAGATATGCCCAAAACTAAGGAGAAAACAGACGTAAAAAAGGTAGTAATTACGATTGACATGGGTGCAAGTAAAACCAAGGCGATCGCTCAGGAGTATCCAGAGGGAAAGCCTGTTGTTTTACTTTTCGACTCAGAAGTAGCAGATGTTGCTAAAGCTTCGATTGAGAGCGTTCAACAAGAAGGTAGTCCTGAATCTCGTATTTGGGTAGGAATAGGTGATGAGTACTGCGCCTTGGGAGAGCTTGCCCGTCGTCGATTTGGGGGTATATCGCAACTGAAGGAGCTAAAGTACGAACTGGCAGTCCCTAAAATTTGTGGTGCATTTTGGCTGGCTAAGGAGAAGTTGAACCTGGGTAATGATGTTGCAGCTTACTTGAGCATCCTGCTGCCGCCCGGTGAAATGCAAGACAAAGAACAGTTACAAGTGCGGTTGAAAGATGCGTTTCGAGGATTTGATACACCAGCAGGTAAGATGCGGGTAAAAATGCTTCGTTATGATGCAGCTTCTGAGGGTAGTGGGATATTTTTTCACCGTAGGCGATCGCTTGGCAATAATATGCCTGCTTCTATGTATGTGATGCTTGGTTATCGCAACGCAAGTATTTTCACCTTTCGCAGTGGTTCAATTGGTACGGGAATAACCAGTAATTTTGGTATGTCTTGGCTGATGAATAATTTTACTTCCAAGACATCGGGACTAAGCCCTGATAATCCCAATATTATCGAGGTGTTGGTAGAAGCTGGGGTTAGTTGTGACTCCCAGGTGATGCAGAAACTCTCACGCAAGCGCAAAGGTGATGAAATTCAACTTGATGGCGAATTGATGTCCAAGGCTTTATTGCTTGCTAGAGATGAATATTGGCGTGCGATCGTCAGATGGTTGCGCTCGAAGATGGATGATGATATTGAAGAACTGGTGTTTTGCGGAGGGACTGCGGATTATATTCGTCCAGAAATAGACGCTTACTTCCAGAAAGAGGGGATTAAGGTATCTTGGCACGGTAATATTTTTATACCTGATGAGATATCTTCCGGTATTGGCAATCGGATGGCGGATGTCTGGGCGCTCTACCAATATATGATTATTCAGTTTGATGAGTTGACTGGTTATACCCGCTCTGAGGTTGTACTGCTAACTAAATCCGCTGAAGGTAGTACAGATGAAGAAGTTAAACGTAAGTATAATTTTACGCCTTGTGAGCGACCTAGTACCTTTATTGCTGTGAACGAGAATGTTTGATTAGCTCAGAAAAAGTAGTGTAGTTACAAGGACTGCAACTACACTTCTGGGATGCTTTTTACGTAACTTCTCAATAACCACTGCATGAATGAGCCGATTACTCGTGGTTAGGTGAGAATAGCTAGTTCTAGGGGGATTGAAAATAATTCCTTGTTGGCAGCGCCCCTTTCTATAATGACATCAGGTAGATAGACAGTATTGTTATCCCGCTTCAATCGAGTACACTTTGAACAAAGACTGTTGTTCAGCGTAGAATCTTCATGGCAAGGTGGTTATATTATGTCAACAGAAGATTTTTCTTCTCAATAAGCTCAAAAAAGTCGCATTAATAGCTGCTGGTTGACACAGCTTTAAAGGTTGAAATCACATTAGAATTATGCCGTTGGTTTTTATACTCAATAACCAGCTTGCACAAAGGCAATAATGCTTTCCTACGGAACTATTAGATTGAGCAAGTGCTGAGTGAATATCTCTTGGACGGGGTATATTTCTTTTTGTGTACAATTCCACAATAGGCAATCTGTGTAGCTAGGTCGATATTACTTGCAGTCAACCTCTGTGTTGATAGCAATCCTTGTTAGAGAAATCAGAAAAATGATATAACATTATCTCAAAATTCTTCGCCCAAACTGATATAACGTTATCTCATGACTGGGAGTCGGAAATATAGTAATCAAGAAAGAGAAAAATTTATGCCTGCCAATTTGACCCTTTCGATTGAGACAAACGCTGGAGGAGTGGCGAAAAGTACTATTTCATACAATCTTGCGTATGAATTGGGTGTTCGTGGCTATTCAGTGGCACTATTAGACATCGATCCTAACGAATCATTGACATTATTTTGCGGATTAGGAGAATTTAAAACTCAGGGAACAATGGCTAATGTTTACCATCCAGACTTCAATGGGAACTGGGCTTTAGTTACAGCTTGGCAAGGTAAGATTGACAAAATTCAAGTTTGTAAAGGCGGAAAAGAATTACACGAAACAATTCGGGAAGTTTCAAAGGATCTGCGTGGAGCTTATACTCTTGCAGATCGGTTGAGTGATTATCCCTTATCTCACGATTTTGTAATTATCGATTGTCCTGCAACATTGGAGCCTTTACCACTGACTGCTCTTGCAGCTTCTAGCCACGTGTTAATTCCAATTCAACCTGAATACAAGGCTTCTCAAAGTGCTGCGGCGATGATTGAGTGGTACTATTTCAACTGCAAGCGGCTGAGATTGAAACCGACTCCAAAAATATTAGGTATAGTTCCTACTCGTTGGAAAAGTGATTGGGGAGCGCATAGAAGTATTGTCGAGGAACTTCCCCTAGTCTGTAAAAATTTGGGAATTCAGTATTTTAGCCCAATTCGAGAATCAGCTGATATTCTTAATGCTTCTGGTAGAGGGCTACCTCTGGGAATTTACAGACCAGGTAAAGAGGCAAGAGGAGATTTTCTGCCAATTGTTGATGCACTAGTTCAAGAACTTAAGCTAATAAGAGGTTGATCGATGACAAAATTAAACAAACCGAGTGTACTTGGAATGTTTGCTTCTGCTGCTGATTCTCAACAGGTATTTGAGCTTGAAGAACGAGTAGAAGATTTACAGGCAGAGATTACAAGATTAAAAGATGAACAAGCACAGGGAAAGCTCGCTGAAGAAGAACGTACAGTCCTCAATCAAACTATTGAAGACCTACGAGAACATTTGAAAGCATCTGGAATTTTTAAAATTCACTATAGTGAAATAAAACCCAATCCGAAACAAGCAAGGCAAACATTTACTTCGGATAGTATTCGGAGTATGGCTGTTTCAATTAGAGAGGAAGGGCAACAACAGCCGATTATCTTACTACCGGGAAATCTCATTTTTGATGGAGAACGGAGATGGAGATCAGTTGCAGAAGAGTTACAGCCAGAAATTGAAACGCTTGATGCAGTGATGCTTCAGAAAGTTCTTTCTGAAGAGGAATTACATGCACGCACTTTATTAACTAGTCTTCACCGAGAAAGCTTGAATGAGCTAGATTTAGCCGAAGGTTTGATTCAACAGGCTAAGTTAGCTTTGGAATTTGAACAGGAAGAAGTAGTTAGAGCGCTTAGGAGAGCAATAGCTAGATTAAACGCAAAAAAGCTTTTGCCCCAATTAACTGAATTGGTTATTTTAACTAGAAAAGAGCAGTCAGAAGGCATTAAAGCATTTAATTTAGACGAAATAGAACAAAGTATTCTTCTGTTATTACTACGTTTTCAACAAAATCCAGCATCAGTAGATGCAAATGTCTTTCCTTGCTTACGGCTTTCAGAAGACTTAAAAACTGCGATTAGACAATCAGGACTTGGTGCAAACCATGCCCGTTCACTCCAAAAACTAAATTCTAAAAATTTAAAAATTGAGGAAACTAAAGCTCTTAAAATCCGACAAGATGCTACATCACAAGTTTTGCAAGAAAGGCTAACAGTCGCTCAAACTCGTTTTCTAGTTGCCCAAACTATTGCTGAACATGCTCCTGAAACAAAACCTAAACCAAGTCACCAAATCAGTTCTCTAATTCGAGATGTCTCAGCAACTAAAGTCGAAGATATCCAGCAAGAGCAACTGAGAGATTTATTGGCTGTATTAGAAGCTAAGGCAAAAGAGATTCGGAAAAAGTTGGACTAATACTATCTCGTCCGACTTAGTTCCCTGAATCGGAGATGTCCATGTAATCTGTGAGTGCCTATCTAAACTACCCAAATGGCTTTCGCCTGAATCCCGCAGAGTCA from Nostoc sp. GT001 includes:
- a CDS encoding relaxase/mobilization nuclease domain-containing protein, whose protein sequence is MIPVIYKKPNFLDTLKYVLGKDDAAIVDTNMMGTKPDEFNQQFLTIKYTNKAVKRQCAHLIISIAHRPNYHEHLSNSQYSYVAREYLKDMGYLPKEESSVAATSQFVAVRHHDRNHEHLHIITSRIRLDGSLVNDSYDYFNSQVSTRRIAAVLGLEVTPTTNEAVASRLEQEYGIITLTSPNRSKSIRAVNSKHKTPTSKEIIRQAIGEAIKDSPTVSTFIQRLEENNIGVLPKMQGEELLGFTYTHNDVKIAGYQVYKPYSWNKLRSEYGIMYDPDKDKEVIQQAKAKAIARINSIILSNIDYLYSDKPTNSSISDSNGDTDSNSKKFVTIYTLNSNYPSEISIIQPKLEYNPTSEANKTKKKVQPHPKKQNPQQDISEENGLTTQQILEEQSSLIPASVTLLPSTLKHLPFIITDYMLVTNNFRIKGRELSASLDNNTLSVYRHGDNTPVMQICYSQRTWYEEIPTRLTTNEIEQIESLRFFTQQALMNKSRSALRSSASRSQRGIEQ
- a CDS encoding MobB protein, whose product is MPLSPIVKQGMVSNSIKRTKSIKVYLFEQEKTTIEEKAIATGVTASEYLRSCGLRRVLTAKPSVDLITIRATAGNLKSELMMLSHLAKETNNQQILDTVNNAIALVDQTIAAAFNLDVPDKSPSSQNK
- a CDS encoding TetR/AcrR family transcriptional regulator, which codes for MTAQSSHARQQILETASELFYQKGIQHVGINEVIAVSGVAKRTLYRWFPSKDLLIEEVMKYRAVQWLRWFEDAVSERGITPKERLLATFDVLREWYSSPNFRGCPFINAVLEIADASHKAHQVSVELRESIRQIIVRLAAEAGVKNPEFFSQQYLLLIGGASLMATIEQSANGATFAQSALSVLIDANIEN
- a CDS encoding carboxymuconolactone decarboxylase family protein — protein: MKFTIHTIDTAPQDSKAALVHAQQTFGFIPNLEGVFAQAPALLKGSMALWDLFATTSFSPIEQQIIYLTVNYEHECHYCMAAHSGLAKMMGMKSEDIQALRDGIPLQDSKLQALRHFTQRMIQARGWVEDSEIEEFLADGYGKQQVLEVILGIAIKVMHNYTNHIAKTPLDKPFQPYIWSKPLSRASTVFDRTGKAIAF
- a CDS encoding ParM/StbA family protein, producing the protein MPKTKEKTDVKKVVITIDMGASKTKAIAQEYPEGKPVVLLFDSEVADVAKASIESVQQEGSPESRIWVGIGDEYCALGELARRRFGGISQLKELKYELAVPKICGAFWLAKEKLNLGNDVAAYLSILLPPGEMQDKEQLQVRLKDAFRGFDTPAGKMRVKMLRYDAASEGSGIFFHRRRSLGNNMPASMYVMLGYRNASIFTFRSGSIGTGITSNFGMSWLMNNFTSKTSGLSPDNPNIIEVLVEAGVSCDSQVMQKLSRKRKGDEIQLDGELMSKALLLARDEYWRAIVRWLRSKMDDDIEELVFCGGTADYIRPEIDAYFQKEGIKVSWHGNIFIPDEISSGIGNRMADVWALYQYMIIQFDELTGYTRSEVVLLTKSAEGSTDEEVKRKYNFTPCERPSTFIAVNENV
- a CDS encoding ParA family protein, producing the protein MPANLTLSIETNAGGVAKSTISYNLAYELGVRGYSVALLDIDPNESLTLFCGLGEFKTQGTMANVYHPDFNGNWALVTAWQGKIDKIQVCKGGKELHETIREVSKDLRGAYTLADRLSDYPLSHDFVIIDCPATLEPLPLTALAASSHVLIPIQPEYKASQSAAAMIEWYYFNCKRLRLKPTPKILGIVPTRWKSDWGAHRSIVEELPLVCKNLGIQYFSPIRESADILNASGRGLPLGIYRPGKEARGDFLPIVDALVQELKLIRG
- a CDS encoding ParB/RepB/Spo0J family partition protein; translation: MTKLNKPSVLGMFASAADSQQVFELEERVEDLQAEITRLKDEQAQGKLAEEERTVLNQTIEDLREHLKASGIFKIHYSEIKPNPKQARQTFTSDSIRSMAVSIREEGQQQPIILLPGNLIFDGERRWRSVAEELQPEIETLDAVMLQKVLSEEELHARTLLTSLHRESLNELDLAEGLIQQAKLALEFEQEEVVRALRRAIARLNAKKLLPQLTELVILTRKEQSEGIKAFNLDEIEQSILLLLLRFQQNPASVDANVFPCLRLSEDLKTAIRQSGLGANHARSLQKLNSKNLKIEETKALKIRQDATSQVLQERLTVAQTRFLVAQTIAEHAPETKPKPSHQISSLIRDVSATKVEDIQQEQLRDLLAVLEAKAKEIRKKLD